The following proteins come from a genomic window of Candidatus Poribacteria bacterium:
- a CDS encoding thiamine pyrophosphate-binding protein: MPKMTGAKFIADTVHGYGITHVFFMPYIGPRTLMEMESLGIKRVQTHGEKAAAYMADAYARVNRAPSLCMAQSVGAVNLAAGLQDAYLACAPVIAITGKENQINQQRHAYQEVDHVNPFSAVTKYSAYVATPEQLPFYLRQAFRAATTGTPGPAHLDFEGIAGTSVIDREGELEIIIEEAFTQLPPFRPEAEAEKVTEALRILSNAKRPIIVAGGGVTASDARAELVTLAEKLSIPVATSLNAKAMFPSDHPLAVGTPGSYSRACTNQAVCEADLVFFIGSHTGGQVTNGYKIPPQGTPVIQLDINPDELGRNYPIQLGMQGDVRNTLRRMLEASDAAEPRTEWVSRVQELVKNWKDDVSEKVNSERLPMLPERLCRELTDYLPSDAILVSDTGHSGIWTGTMIDFKHPDQSFIRCSGSLGWGLPAAMGAKCAQPDRPVICFTGDGGIWYHMTELDTAMKSGINAVIVVNNNHSLNQEQGGVESVYGGRTSGSDELWLFPDADFAKMAESMGCLGITVNKPSELAGALDQALDSGRPAVVDVKTHVEGIAPRTWMPS, translated from the coding sequence AGCAGCATATATGGCTGACGCCTACGCCCGTGTGAACCGTGCTCCCAGTCTCTGTATGGCACAATCGGTCGGAGCGGTGAACCTCGCAGCGGGACTACAAGATGCCTACCTCGCTTGCGCACCAGTAATTGCGATTACCGGCAAGGAAAACCAAATCAATCAACAACGGCACGCTTACCAAGAGGTAGACCACGTCAACCCATTTTCCGCTGTCACGAAGTACAGTGCTTATGTCGCGACACCGGAGCAACTGCCCTTCTATTTACGTCAAGCCTTCCGTGCGGCGACGACAGGGACCCCCGGACCTGCACATCTCGATTTTGAAGGCATCGCTGGAACATCGGTTATTGATCGGGAGGGTGAACTTGAGATTATCATTGAAGAGGCGTTCACCCAATTACCGCCGTTTCGACCGGAAGCAGAAGCAGAAAAGGTGACGGAAGCCCTTAGAATCCTCTCTAACGCGAAACGTCCCATCATTGTGGCAGGGGGTGGCGTAACGGCGTCAGACGCACGTGCAGAACTCGTCACATTGGCAGAGAAACTCTCGATTCCAGTGGCGACCTCTCTGAACGCAAAGGCGATGTTCCCCAGTGACCATCCACTGGCAGTCGGGACCCCCGGTTCATACTCGCGGGCATGCACCAACCAAGCCGTCTGCGAAGCGGACCTCGTCTTCTTCATTGGCAGCCATACCGGCGGACAGGTAACCAACGGATACAAGATCCCGCCACAAGGCACACCGGTTATACAACTCGACATTAACCCAGATGAACTCGGACGGAATTATCCTATCCAGTTAGGGATGCAGGGAGATGTACGGAACACACTACGCCGGATGCTTGAAGCGTCAGACGCTGCGGAGCCGCGGACCGAATGGGTTAGCCGCGTCCAAGAATTGGTGAAAAACTGGAAAGACGATGTTAGCGAGAAGGTGAACTCGGAACGGTTGCCGATGCTACCCGAACGACTTTGTCGTGAACTGACAGACTATCTCCCGTCAGACGCGATCCTCGTCTCCGACACGGGGCATTCAGGCATCTGGACGGGCACGATGATCGATTTTAAACATCCCGATCAGAGTTTCATCCGTTGTTCAGGCTCGTTGGGATGGGGACTCCCTGCGGCGATGGGTGCGAAGTGCGCACAACCGGATAGACCGGTGATCTGTTTCACAGGCGACGGTGGTATCTGGTATCACATGACTGAACTCGATACGGCGATGAAGTCCGGGATTAATGCTGTCATCGTTGTGAACAACAACCATTCATTGAACCAAGAGCAGGGGGGCGTTGAGTCGGTCTACGGTGGACGGACTTCGGGTTCCGATGAACTTTGGCTGTTCCCAGATGCGGATTTTGCGAAGATGGCAGAATCAATGGGATGTCTTGGGATTACAGTCAATAAACCGAGTGAACTCGCGGGTGCCCTGGATCAGGCACTCGATTCGGGGAGACCTGCGGTTGTTGATGTGAAAACGCATGTGGAAGGGATTGCGCCACGGACGTGGATGCCTTCATAG
- a CDS encoding cupin domain-containing protein, which yields MKHIYHKEDAEVVRIEGEAPRTLYTLVEPNTVGTEHFSMGLEEIDPHSEIPLHSHSESEEIIFVYGGQGKAFVGDEVADLKPGTVIYLPPNVEHRFVNTGDEPLWITWTLSPPGFEKQIRKIADGSAGMEVFRESEDSS from the coding sequence ATGAAACATATCTATCACAAAGAGGACGCCGAAGTCGTCCGAATCGAAGGCGAGGCACCACGCACACTATATACACTCGTTGAGCCGAATACCGTTGGCACTGAACACTTCTCTATGGGGTTAGAAGAAATTGATCCACATAGTGAAATTCCGCTCCACTCGCACAGTGAATCCGAAGAAATTATTTTTGTCTATGGCGGACAGGGCAAAGCATTTGTCGGTGATGAAGTTGCTGATCTGAAACCCGGTACGGTCATCTATCTCCCACCCAACGTCGAGCACCGCTTTGTTAACACAGGCGATGAACCGCTCTGGATTACATGGACACTCTCACCCCCCGGTTTTGAGAAACAAATCCGTAAGATCGCGGACGGTTCCGCTGGCATGGAAGTCTTTCGCGAATCTGAGGATAGTTCCTAA
- a CDS encoding ATP-binding protein — MSITQFTMEEVRCFGERQTFEIRPLTFFVGENSTGKTTALACFHVLADYLRGRGVVFNGLSSTDSHPYSMGTFRDIVRSSRKKEKAFKLGFVSKHADEDIQWTIEFVEKTEGIEPVVSSITIEFADGTIVIKTEDKIDVGARLDSYDEKQNQYRMVCEFDILNSIPPFLILSAFNRQDREKDAFSKYLEKKSETFEENKHQLWSIWDTISVFSTSPVRSRPKRTYDPTREFNDPEGSDIPMYLTRIEATQKENWEMLKEQLIDFGKSSGLFQNIKIKKLGRSLGAPFQLQFKVRGPTSNIIDVGYGVSQILPILVQILSSDVSRNTRGISRRSTFSFLQQPEVHLHPKAQAEFSSLLIKLASRGHQSFIVETHSDYMIDRARVDIMRGNIRPEDVSLIYFEPKGRVVKVHNISFDKMANLIGAPTNYREFFLKESKRLMGFKD; from the coding sequence ATGAGCATTACCCAATTCACAATGGAAGAAGTCCGCTGTTTTGGCGAACGCCAGACGTTTGAAATTCGTCCTCTGACTTTTTTTGTCGGAGAAAACAGCACCGGTAAAACGACAGCACTTGCCTGTTTCCATGTACTGGCAGATTATTTACGCGGTAGGGGAGTTGTTTTCAATGGATTGTCCTCGACAGATTCACATCCTTATTCAATGGGAACCTTTAGAGATATTGTTAGAAGTAGTCGGAAAAAGGAGAAGGCTTTTAAACTTGGATTTGTGTCAAAACATGCTGATGAAGATATTCAATGGACAATTGAGTTTGTTGAGAAAACGGAAGGGATAGAACCAGTTGTTAGTTCGATAACGATAGAATTTGCTGATGGTACAATTGTCATTAAAACTGAAGATAAAATTGATGTAGGGGCACGTTTAGATTCCTATGATGAAAAGCAGAATCAATACCGGATGGTTTGTGAGTTTGATATCTTAAACAGCATTCCCCCTTTCCTTATCCTGTCTGCTTTTAATAGACAAGATAGGGAAAAAGATGCCTTCTCAAAATATTTGGAGAAAAAAAGTGAAACGTTTGAGGAAAACAAGCATCAACTTTGGAGTATTTGGGACACCATATCTGTGTTTAGTACGTCGCCAGTTCGCTCACGTCCTAAACGAACCTATGATCCGACGAGGGAATTTAATGATCCTGAGGGTAGTGATATTCCTATGTATTTAACGCGGATTGAAGCAACCCAAAAAGAGAATTGGGAGATGTTAAAGGAGCAATTGATCGACTTTGGTAAGAGTTCAGGATTATTTCAGAACATAAAAATAAAGAAACTTGGACGATCCTTGGGTGCCCCATTCCAGTTGCAATTCAAAGTGAGAGGACCTACTTCTAATATTATTGATGTTGGTTACGGTGTCAGTCAAATTTTGCCAATTTTGGTGCAGATTTTAAGTTCTGATGTTTCTCGGAACACTCGAGGTATATCTAGGCGGTCGACTTTTTCCTTCTTGCAACAACCTGAAGTTCATTTGCATCCAAAGGCACAAGCGGAATTCTCTTCTTTATTAATTAAATTGGCAAGTAGGGGTCACCAGTCGTTCATCGTTGAAACCCACAGCGACTATATGATTGACCGCGCGCGCGTTGACATTATGAGGGGTAACATCCGTCCCGAAGATGTTTCCCTGATTTATTTTGAACCAAAGGGACGCGTTGTTAAGGTACACAATATTAGTTTTGATAAAATGGCAAATTTGATCGGTGCTCCGACGAATTATAGGGAATTTTTTCTGAAAGAGTCCAAGCGACTCATGGGGTTTAAGGATTAA